Part of the Paenibacillus sp. FSL R7-0273 genome is shown below.
GAACCATAACACAAGGATTCGACCATAAATAAAGAAAAGCCCTTATCGAAATCTTTCGAAAAAAGAGCGCATCTATCCATGGCCAAAATACTCCTTATCCAGTAGATTTGCCCAAAACGTACATATTATACGTCACCAAGCAACAGTTTATGCGCTATTACCTATTATCCCGGCGGACATCGCCGTGACAGTAACATAGAGAACTGAATTCGCACAAACTTGCCTAACGGCTTGCGCTTGCCGGGGACAATATATTACTTGACATTTCAGCAAACTAAAGACATGGAGCCTAGGTTAATACTGACATTTTATAATAATACCACTATCAAAAGCGCATGTCAACATTTAATTGACAGTTTTCTGTGCTTTAATAATGCGGTAGCCTTTGTCTTTCCCCACTTCTTCAACATCCGTAAACAAGCTTTCCAGCTTAGCTGCCGCTGAAGGTGCACCCTGCTTCTTCTGAATCACAATCCACAGTGTCCCGCCCTCATTTAAATGCTCAAATGCCTGTTCAAAAATGTGATGCACTACCGCTTTGCCTGCCCGGATCGGAGGATTCGTCAGAATCACATCGAATTTCTGCCCCTGAACAGCAGACAGCACATCACTTTCTTTTACCGTAACGTTCTTCACCCCATTATTAACAGCATTCTCACGGGCAAGCTCTACCGCACGGCTATTAATATCAATCATTGTGACATGACCTTTAGGAGCAAGAAGTGCTGCGCTGATTCCAATAGGGCCATATCCGCAGCCCACATCGAGAACTGCTGCCCCCTCTGCAATTTCCATTGCTTCAATCAGAACACGGCTTCCATGGTCGATATCTCCTTTGGAGAAAACACCGGCATCGCTGGTAAATCGGAGGTTTTTTCCCCTCAGCACCGTATTGATTGTCCGTCTGTCATGACGTGCATCCGGCTGCTGTGAGTAATAATGCTGCGACATAGGATCCTCCCTTTCAATTCCGTAAAGATGTCTTTATACAGCAACCCCCTTGAACAAGTTCAAGGGGGTTGCATAAACCGGGATGAATCGCTCCCTCCCGGGGCATTACCTTATGGAAGCGAATTACTTCACTTCTACGCCAGCGCCTGCTTCTTCCAATTTTGCTTTGGTAGCATCGGCTTCTTCTTTGCTTACTTTTTCTTTGATTGGCTTAGGAGCGTTGTCTACCAGGTCTTTAGCTTCTTTCAAGCCCAGGCCTGTGATTTCGCGAACGATCTTGATAACGTTGATCTTGGAAGCGCCAGCGCTTGTCAGGATTACGTCGAATTCGGATTGCTCTTCTTCTACTGCTGCAGCTGCACCGCCAACAGCTACTGGAGCTGCTGCAGTTACACCGAATTCTTCTTCGATTGCTTTAACCAGTTCGTTCAGTTCCAGTACGCTCATGCCTTTAATTTCTTCTAAGATTGTTTCTTTGCTCATGATTGAACCTCCATTTTATATTTAAATTTGTTTGTGTTCTTGATTACGAGACTAGAATCAAAGGCTTACGCGCTTTGTTCTTCCTTCTCAGCAACAGCTTTAACTGCAAGCGCGAAGTTGCGCATTGGAGCTTGAAGCACGCTAAGCAGCATGGAGAGCAAACCTTCGCGGGAAGGAAGTTCTGCCAGTGCTTTCAGTTGGTCCGCATCGATAACTTTGCCTTCAACAACGCCGCCCTTCAGTTTCAGAGCATCATTCTTCTTAGCGAAGTCGTTCAAAATCTTGGCTGCTACTACCGCATCAGTTTCACTGAATGCTACTGCTGTAGGGCCAGTTAGAACTGCATCCAGTTCAGTCAGCTCAGCAGCTGCAGTCGCACGACGCACCAATGAGTTTTTCAGAACTTGAAAGTCAACGCCAGCTTCACGAAGCTGCTTACGCAGTTCAGTTACCTGGGCAACGTTCAATCCGCGGTAGTCCGCAACAACAGTAGAGATACTGTTCTGCAGTTTGCCGGTAACAACATCAACCGCATCCTGTTTAGCTTGGATTACTTTTGCATTTGCCAATTGTATACACCTCCTGAAAATTTATGTGACGGCGTCTTTTCCGAAAAATCCCCGCCGTTCCTACGCAGGCATCAGAAAAGCCTCCGCAGAATCACGAAGGCTTGATAAAAGGAAGATAACTCAGGCAGCGCCCGGCACTTCTTATTTCTATCACAACACCTCGGTAGGGAATTAAGCCTTACGGCACCTACTGTCTACGGTAAGCATATTCAAGTTCAAGAATGATCACCTTAAAGTTCACAACTGTTATAGATTATCAAAGATGACTCGAAGAGTCAACCCCTAATTATCTGAAAGCAGCTGCATTTACACGAGCGCTAGGTCCCATAGTGGACGAAATTGCGATGCCTTTAAGGTATACACCTTTAGCAGCAGCTGGTTTCGCACGGTTCAGAGCGTCCATAAGAGCTTTAAGATTTTCGTTCAATTGTTCAGGAGCAAAGGACACTTTGCCGATAGGCGCGTGAATTTGACCTGCTTTATCGAGACGGTATTCGATTTTACCGGCTTTGATTTCTTGCACAGCCTTGGTAACGTCGAAAGTAACTGTACCTGCTTTAGGGTTAGGCATAAGGCCCTTACCACCGAGCAGACGACCCAGTTTACCGACTTCGCTCATCATATCAGGTGTAGCTACGCAGACATCGAATTCAAACCAGCCCTGTTGGATTTTGTTGATCATGTCCTGATCGCCAACATAATCCGCACCGGCAGCTTCCGCTTCCTTCGCTTTTTCACCTTTTGCAAATACAAGCACGCGCTGTGTTTTGCCTGTGCCGTGTGGCAGGACAACTACACCACGAACTGCTTGGTCTTGTTTACGCGGGTCTACACCCAGACGAACTGCTGCTTCAACGGTTTCGTCGAATTTGGCAGTTGCCGCCTTTTTCACAAGCTCTACAGCTTCTGAAGGCTCGTAAGTTGCTTCGCTGTTGATCAGCTTAGCAGATTCCAGGTATTTCTTACCATGTTTAGCCATGAAAATGTTCCTCCTTTGTGGTGTTAGCGGAAATTCCTCCCACATATTGCGGTCATGAATGACCGGTTCATCGAATACATATTAGTCTTCGATTGTGATACCCATCGAGCGGGCAGTACCTTCAACCATACGCATTGCAGCTTCAACAGATGCAGCGTTAAGGTCAGGCATTTTTGTTTCGGCGATTTCACGAACCGCTGCGCGGCCGAGCTTCGCTACTTTTTTCTTGTTTGGTTCACCGGATCCTTTTTCTACTTTAGCAGCAATGCGAAGCAGAACGGCAGCCGGAGGAGTTTTAGTGATGAAAGTAAAGGAACGGTCTTCAAACACTGTAATTTCAACCGGGATGATCAGACCAGCCTGGTCAGCAGTACGAGCGTTGAATTCCTTACAGAATGCCATGATGTTGACACCTGCTTGACCTAACGCCGGACCTACTGGAGGCGCTGGATTCGCTTTCCCTGCAGGAATCTGCAGTTTCACCATTTTAATAACTTTTTTAGCCATGAGTGACACCTCCTTGCAAAAATAGTGGTATTCGAACGCTTATCGCGTTCTCCCACAAGAAACCCTTGACACTGTTATATTTTCTCCACTTGAGTGAAATCCAACTCCAGCGGGGTTTCCCGTCCAAACATGTTGACATGCACTTTGATCTTGCTCTTGTCGGCCAAAATTTCTTCCACAGAGCCCACGAAATTCGCAAAAGGCCCAACCATAATACGTACGGATTCCTTAATTTCGAAATCAATCTTCGCTTTAGGTTCAACCATGCCCATATGCTTCAGAATTTGTTCAACTTCTTCCGGAAGCAAAGCGGTAGGCTTGGAGCCGGAACCTGTCGAACCGACAAATCCGGTAACGCCCGGCGTATTGCGGACAACATACCATGAATCATCAGTCTGAACCATTTCAACCAAAACATAACCGGGGTAAACTTTACGCATAACGGTTTTTTTCTTACCGTCTTTGTTTACCAATTCCTCTTCCATAGGAACAAGAACGCGGAATATTTTGTCTTCCATGCCCATGGACTCAACGCGTTTTTCCAAATTGGCCTTAACCTTATTCTCATACCCGGAATAGGTATGAACAACATACCATCTTTTTTCCATACCAAGCCACCTTGGACCTCTCTAAATAATCGCTTCAATTGCAGCGGAAATAATGATGTCCAGAACCCAGAAGTAAACAGCGACAACTACAATAGTACCGAGAACGATCATTGTATAGTTCTTCAGCTCTTTACGGCTAGGCCAGCGAACTTTTTTAAGTTCACTCCAGCTCTCAGTGAAAAAGGAAAACAGAGACTTGAAACTACGTTTCACGCCGACTACACCTCCAAAGACTATCTGGTTTCGCGATGAGGAGTTTGCTCGTTACAGAACTTGCAAAATTTCTTCATCTCCAAGCGGTCGGGGTGATTTCGCTTGTTTTTAGTTGTCGCATAGTTTCTTTGTTTGCAACTTGTACAAGCCAAAGTGATAATTACCCGCATGATGTGCACCTCCCGAAGACGTACTTCTAACTGTTAAATTAGAAGACGCAAATATTGATCCTAAAAAAAACCCGCGAATTTAGGCCTACCTAAAACACTTTAGCATAATGTCAACGTCTGTGTCAACGAAAGAATTGCCCTATCGCGCTGGGTAATTCCGGGTTTGTAATCGTGCGCCGCGTGTTGTCCTGGTTCTGCCTTTTTTCAAGCTGAACGCTGTTATTCCCTATACATTATGGAGCATTCCGACTGTGCGTAAACCTGTTATAACCGTCAGCGTCCAAATTCCCGTCAAATGAAGATACAGAAGCTATCAAAACACTAAAAAAAGACTCGATGTCCGAGCCTTTCATTAACATTATATCATTAATTGTCACGCACTTCCAGATATCTTTCCAGCTTCCGCTTGACCCGCTGCAATGCGTTGTCAATAGACTTCACATGACGCTTCAGGTCCTCTGCAATCTCCTGATAGGAGCGTCCGTCCAGATAAAGCATCAGCACCTTGCGCTCAAGATCGCTGAGAATTTCAGCCATCTTATCTTCCAGTCCGATAAATTCCTCCTGGTTGATAATCAGCTCTTCCGGATCCAGCACCTGGGTGCCGCAGATCACATCCATCAATGTCCGGTCGGAATCCTCATCGTAGATGGGCTTGTCCAAGGAAACGTAGGAGTTAAGCGGAATATGCTTCTGGCGGGTAGCTGTCTTAATCGCGGTTATAATCTGGCGGGTAATGCAAAGCTCGGCAAACGCCTTGAATGAAGAGAGCTTGTCACCTTTGAAGTCACGGATTGCCTTATACAGGCCAATCATGCCTTCCTGCACAATATCTTCCCGGTCAGCACCGATCAAGAAATAAGAACGGGCTTTAGCGCGTACGAAATTACGGTACTTGTTAATTAAGTGTTCCAATGCGCCACTGTCGCCACCACGGAAGATCTCGACAATTTCTTCATCACTTATGAAATCATACTCGGAAAGCATTATTTCCTTGAGGTCGACACTCACCAAGAATCCCCCCGGCTGCAACGCAAGACACATCGTTACTTCGCTAAAATATAGGAACAGTATATATTATGTTACCTTACAACGTCAACCAGATATTGTCCAGAAAAAATCTTCTATAACAATTTTTGGGATTTCAGGCTTTGGGCTGCGTTACATTCACTGCCGGCGCCAGTCATCAAGCCGCTTGCGCATATCCGGCGGGAGTTTATCTTCCAGCGAATGGCGTCTGGAACTGATTCTTTCCGGTTCTATCGCTTTTTTGACCAGCTTCTGGTTCTCTTCTATCTCCACCTTCAGTTCCCGGGCGGAAATGCGCAGTGCGCCTTGGGCAAAAATCACATGCTGCTCCACAAAATCGCTTGTCGCTACATAGATCTGCCGGCGCCGGTGGGTGAATTCGCCTACCAGCCGCTCGATGCATTCATCCGCTGTCTCCTTCTCCTTGGTGAAGACCACCTGAACCTTCCCCTGTACAAAGGACCGTCCGAGTCCCGGAACACGGTAAGCATCGAACACGGCGATGACGCGCCGTCCGGTGAATGCCTGATAATCAGCCAGCATATCCAGAAGACGGTCACGCGCCTCCTGCATGCCGTTCAGCGAAAGAGCCGCAAGCTCAGGCCAGCCGCCTATCATATTGTAACCATCCACCAGCAGCACATCGCGCCAGTCAGCCATAGCTATCCCTGCTGATGCCGGCGGCGCAGCACCTCATACATAATAACCCCGGCGGCAACCGATGCATTCAGGGAGTTGATCTTGCCGGCCATCGGAAGCTTGAGCAGCACATCGCATTTTTCGCGGATCAGCCGGCCTATGCCTTTATTCTCATTACCGATTACGACAGCTACGGGTCCTGTGAAAATATCCGATTCATACAGATTCTGATCGGTGGCGACATCAGTGCCAACCACCCAGACACCAAGCTCCTTAAGCCGGTCTATGGTCTGGCCGAGATTAGTGACCCGTGCAACCGGAACATATTCCACCGCACCCGCTGAGGTTTTGGAGACTGTTGCAGTAATTTGCGCAGACCGGCGCTTCGGAACAATTACACCATGTACCCCGGTGCAGTCTGCTGTACGGAGAATAGAGCCCAGATTATGCGGGTCCTCAATTTCATCCAGCAAAATCAGAAACGGAGGCTCACCCTTGGCTGCGGCTGCAGCCAGTATATCTTCCACTTCGCTATAGGCAAAAGGTGCTGCCTGCGCCACAACCCCCTGATGCTGCACCCCGGGTGCAAGCTGATCCAGCTTCCGCTTGTCCACATGCTGGATAACGATCCCCGCTTTACGCGCTTCCGCGATGATCGGCGCGGTCAAATGCTTCTGCGCCGTCTCAGCGACCCAGATTTTATTCAGTGTACGGCCAGCGCGCAGCGCTTCAAGCACCGAATGCTTGCCGGCCAGTATTTCCTCTTCCGTCCTTACTTCTTCCATGTTGTTGCCTCCTGTTTTATAGCTGTACACGGCCTCACTTGGACCGGTTCATCATGTACTCAATACTGCTATGGACCAGCTCCTGAATTCTTGTCTGCTGTCCCGTGTAATATAAATGTCCAATCAGGCATTCAAAAGCTGTCGCATGGCGATATTCCAGCACATCGGCATTCTTGGGAATTGTACCTGATTTGGCGTTGCGCCCCTGGCGGGCAACATCCTTCTCCTCATCGGTCAGCTGCGGCTCCAGATAAGCAAGGATCGTACTCTGTGCTTTGGCGGAGACGAGCCCGGTGGCTGTGCGGTGCAGGTGATTCGGCCGCAGGTTCGGCAGAGAAATCAAATATTGCCGTACGGCGACTTCATAAATGGCATCACCGGCATAAGCAAGCACAATCGGCGAGAGCAGCCGGGCCGGCTGCGAAGGTGCATAAGGGAACCATGCCCCGTCTATATTAAACCCGCCGCTCATTTGCGCCGCCACCGCATGCCCTGCGGAGTATCCTCCAGCAGGATGCCGAGACTGTTAAGCTCATCACGGATTTCATCGGACCGGCCCCAGTTCTTGTTCTTGCGGGCTTCTGCACGTTCGGCAATCAGGCGCTCAATTTCTTCGGTCGCAGCCTCGGCCTCAACCTCAGGTGTCAGGCGGAGTACAGCATTCATTTCGCCAAAAGTCTTCAGCAGCGCCGCAAAATCAGCAGAAGCGGCGTCGGTCTTGGCCAGCGTCTGATTCGCCAGGCTTACCCAGTCGAATACTGCAGTGATAGCATCCGGCGTGTTGAAGTCATCCTGCATTCTTGCATGGAAGCTGCTGATAATAGCGGCCAGCCGCTCAGCAACAGCTGCACTCGCTTCCCCATCTGCCCCTTCGGGAGCCAGCTCGAGACGGTGCTTCACATTGCTCTCGGCAAGAGCGATCCGTTCCGCACTCTTTTCAGCAGATAATAACGCCTCTTCTGTGAAGTTGAGCGGATTACGGTAATGGCTTGAGAGCATAAAGTAACGGATTGCAGCCGCTTTGAAGCGTGCCCGGATGTCCTTCACAAGCAGACCGTTGCCCAGCGATTTCGACATTTTCTCCTCACCGATATTGAGGAAGCCGTTGTGCATCCAATAATTCGACAATGGCTTGCCGGTCAAGGCTTCCGTCTGTGCGCATTCGCATTCATGGTGCGGGAACTGCAGATCCTGCCCGCCTCCGTGGATATCAATAGTCTCACCCAGGTATTCGCGCACCATAGCCGAGCACTCGATATGCCAGCCCGGACGCCCGTTGCCCCACGGACTGTGCCAATGCACTTCACCCGGCTTAGCTGCCTTCCAGAGTACAAAATCCTCCTGATTCTCTTTACGGGAATCCACTTCAATCCGGATGCCGAAATGCAGCTCCTCGAGATTCTGGCGGGACAGCTTGCCGTAATCAGCAAACTTGCCGGTGCGGTAATACACATCTCCGCCGTTCTCATAGGCATAGCCCTTCTCTTCAAGCTCCTTAATGAACTCGATAATCATGTCCATGCTTTCCGTAACACGCGGATTCATGGTTGCCGGCTTTACGCCAAGTCCGGTCAGATCCTCCTGATAAGCACTAATAAACATTTCTGCAACTTCCGCTACAGTAATATTCATTTCCTCCGCTTTACGGATCATTTTGTCATCCACGTCGGTAAAGTTGGTCAGATAACGCACTTCATTACCGAGCGCCTCCAGATAGTTACGGACCATATCAAAAACAATAACCGGTCTGGCATTTCCGATATGCATATAACCGTAGACTGTGGGTCCGCATACGTACATTTTGACCTTATCCGGCTCCTGCGGTACAAAGACCTCTTTAGCACGTGTCATAGTGTTGTAGATTTGCAAAGCCATTTCTGTTCCCAATCCTTTCTGTTGTCCCCGGTTTCGTTCGAACGCCGGCAATCTTTAAATTTCATAATCTCCGATATACTGCTGGCTTTCCAGCCTCCGCTGCTCCGCCTTCTGTTTATCCTCATTACCCATCTGCTCGCGGAGCTCCTCAATTTCCTTCTGCAGAAACCGCAGGGAATCAATGAGCGGATCGGGCATTTTGGTATGATCCAGCCGGTCGGATACCCGTTCCCCGTTACGCTTGACTACCCGTCCCGGATTGCCGACCACTGTACTGTTGTTGGGTACCTCCCGCAGTACGACCGCGTTA
Proteins encoded:
- a CDS encoding class I SAM-dependent methyltransferase → MSQHYYSQQPDARHDRRTINTVLRGKNLRFTSDAGVFSKGDIDHGSRVLIEAMEIAEGAAVLDVGCGYGPIGISAALLAPKGHVTMIDINSRAVELARENAVNNGVKNVTVKESDVLSAVQGQKFDVILTNPPIRAGKAVVHHIFEQAFEHLNEGGTLWIVIQKKQGAPSAAAKLESLFTDVEEVGKDKGYRIIKAQKTVN
- the rplL gene encoding 50S ribosomal protein L7/L12, with the translated sequence MSKETILEEIKGMSVLELNELVKAIEEEFGVTAAAPVAVGGAAAAVEEEQSEFDVILTSAGASKINVIKIVREITGLGLKEAKDLVDNAPKPIKEKVSKEEADATKAKLEEAGAGVEVK
- the rplJ gene encoding 50S ribosomal protein L10 — its product is MANAKVIQAKQDAVDVVTGKLQNSISTVVADYRGLNVAQVTELRKQLREAGVDFQVLKNSLVRRATAAAELTELDAVLTGPTAVAFSETDAVVAAKILNDFAKKNDALKLKGGVVEGKVIDADQLKALAELPSREGLLSMLLSVLQAPMRNFALAVKAVAEKEEQSA
- the rplA gene encoding 50S ribosomal protein L1, which produces MAKHGKKYLESAKLINSEATYEPSEAVELVKKAATAKFDETVEAAVRLGVDPRKQDQAVRGVVVLPHGTGKTQRVLVFAKGEKAKEAEAAGADYVGDQDMINKIQQGWFEFDVCVATPDMMSEVGKLGRLLGGKGLMPNPKAGTVTFDVTKAVQEIKAGKIEYRLDKAGQIHAPIGKVSFAPEQLNENLKALMDALNRAKPAAAKGVYLKGIAISSTMGPSARVNAAAFR
- the rplK gene encoding 50S ribosomal protein L11; its protein translation is MAKKVIKMVKLQIPAGKANPAPPVGPALGQAGVNIMAFCKEFNARTADQAGLIIPVEITVFEDRSFTFITKTPPAAVLLRIAAKVEKGSGEPNKKKVAKLGRAAVREIAETKMPDLNAASVEAAMRMVEGTARSMGITIED
- the nusG gene encoding transcription termination/antitermination protein NusG; the encoded protein is MEKRWYVVHTYSGYENKVKANLEKRVESMGMEDKIFRVLVPMEEELVNKDGKKKTVMRKVYPGYVLVEMVQTDDSWYVVRNTPGVTGFVGSTGSGSKPTALLPEEVEQILKHMGMVEPKAKIDFEIKESVRIMVGPFANFVGSVEEILADKSKIKVHVNMFGRETPLELDFTQVEKI
- the secE gene encoding preprotein translocase subunit SecE, giving the protein MKRSFKSLFSFFTESWSELKKVRWPSRKELKNYTMIVLGTIVVVAVYFWVLDIIISAAIEAII
- the rpmG gene encoding 50S ribosomal protein L33 — translated: MRVIITLACTSCKQRNYATTKNKRNHPDRLEMKKFCKFCNEQTPHRETR
- the sigH gene encoding RNA polymerase sporulation sigma factor SigH — translated: MSVDLKEIMLSEYDFISDEEIVEIFRGGDSGALEHLINKYRNFVRAKARSYFLIGADREDIVQEGMIGLYKAIRDFKGDKLSSFKAFAELCITRQIITAIKTATRQKHIPLNSYVSLDKPIYDEDSDRTLMDVICGTQVLDPEELIINQEEFIGLEDKMAEILSDLERKVLMLYLDGRSYQEIAEDLKRHVKSIDNALQRVKRKLERYLEVRDN
- a CDS encoding NYN domain-containing protein, encoding MADWRDVLLVDGYNMIGGWPELAALSLNGMQEARDRLLDMLADYQAFTGRRVIAVFDAYRVPGLGRSFVQGKVQVVFTKEKETADECIERLVGEFTHRRRQIYVATSDFVEQHVIFAQGALRISARELKVEIEENQKLVKKAIEPERISSRRHSLEDKLPPDMRKRLDDWRRQ
- the rlmB gene encoding 23S rRNA (guanosine(2251)-2'-O)-methyltransferase RlmB, with translation MEEVRTEEEILAGKHSVLEALRAGRTLNKIWVAETAQKHLTAPIIAEARKAGIVIQHVDKRKLDQLAPGVQHQGVVAQAAPFAYSEVEDILAAAAAKGEPPFLILLDEIEDPHNLGSILRTADCTGVHGVIVPKRRSAQITATVSKTSAGAVEYVPVARVTNLGQTIDRLKELGVWVVGTDVATDQNLYESDIFTGPVAVVIGNENKGIGRLIREKCDVLLKLPMAGKINSLNASVAAGVIMYEVLRRRHQQG
- a CDS encoding Mini-ribonuclease 3, producing the protein MSGGFNIDGAWFPYAPSQPARLLSPIVLAYAGDAIYEVAVRQYLISLPNLRPNHLHRTATGLVSAKAQSTILAYLEPQLTDEEKDVARQGRNAKSGTIPKNADVLEYRHATAFECLIGHLYYTGQQTRIQELVHSSIEYMMNRSK
- the cysS gene encoding cysteine--tRNA ligase translates to MALQIYNTMTRAKEVFVPQEPDKVKMYVCGPTVYGYMHIGNARPVIVFDMVRNYLEALGNEVRYLTNFTDVDDKMIRKAEEMNITVAEVAEMFISAYQEDLTGLGVKPATMNPRVTESMDMIIEFIKELEEKGYAYENGGDVYYRTGKFADYGKLSRQNLEELHFGIRIEVDSRKENQEDFVLWKAAKPGEVHWHSPWGNGRPGWHIECSAMVREYLGETIDIHGGGQDLQFPHHECECAQTEALTGKPLSNYWMHNGFLNIGEEKMSKSLGNGLLVKDIRARFKAAAIRYFMLSSHYRNPLNFTEEALLSAEKSAERIALAESNVKHRLELAPEGADGEASAAVAERLAAIISSFHARMQDDFNTPDAITAVFDWVSLANQTLAKTDAASADFAALLKTFGEMNAVLRLTPEVEAEAATEEIERLIAERAEARKNKNWGRSDEIRDELNSLGILLEDTPQGMRWRRK